A genomic region of Nostoc sp. UHCC 0702 contains the following coding sequences:
- a CDS encoding dynamin-like GTPase family protein, translating to MSTLPPQCQNLKEQVESILQLLQQESSLRSQDITPVQTSLSKAISPKFEIVFAGAFSAGKSMLINALLERELLYSAEGHATGTECKIEYAPADKERVVLTFLSEAEIREQASSLCQQLGFKTVANINQAEIVSLLCEGCQVIIQQEGGESKSERAKQAKALLLLLEGYETNRQYINTLNNATYSMEQFNFSNLKEAAGYARRGSNSSVLKRIEYYCNHPLLEDGNVIIDTPGIDAPVEKDAQLTYAKLQHPDTSAVVCVLKPASAGDMTKEETELLETMRSNGGIRDRVFYVFNRIDETWYNTQLRQRLDNLITGQFHDTSRVYKTSGLLGFYGSQIKQTNRQNRFGLDSIFAESVKNLNGSEETPQFVYAFNNYCVSSGKLSASQFRISLNGFETPNENYVRILSEQGTPLIKQLIQDSGIEEFRTAITRYLTEEKCPQLFQNLADDLEDVCINLKKYYQSVQRNLESQPREIEAMKAQELLRLNQQLQQLGKDFSLHITEEVNFLITNACDAFEADFRQLQSRMIRRLDELLDNFSVADAYRRATLSHPRNATAPLIAILVEAFYYLSNQLEDILVDSSQQVVANLFQRLIEKVRKSEYYRQLYRLLGNDSGIERELKVVEKQVSLALVSAAGVECDRFVRESPRFYDEGTFSIYQFRQTLQQTSQGYDAESVIEAEPAIRQLLKLDFEPKVSQTIRKSFRQTINQTLKTHLLPIADKQADEILQQYPQARAYVEETLQQEAEEKILNNGRLLTAVEQKIEAYNSAVSSINSCLQAMQLYEHLLPVISDADSELIDKIAANNGIVVSDGLLDGVAQV from the coding sequence ATGTCAACCCTGCCTCCTCAGTGTCAAAATTTAAAAGAGCAAGTTGAGTCTATATTACAACTTTTACAGCAAGAATCATCTTTGCGTTCCCAAGATATTACACCTGTACAAACTTCTCTGAGTAAAGCGATTTCTCCGAAGTTTGAAATTGTGTTTGCAGGTGCATTTAGTGCAGGTAAATCGATGCTAATTAATGCACTGCTAGAACGGGAATTGCTATACAGCGCTGAGGGACACGCCACAGGTACGGAATGCAAGATTGAGTATGCACCAGCAGATAAAGAACGGGTTGTTTTGACATTTTTAAGTGAAGCAGAAATTCGAGAACAAGCAAGTTCTTTATGTCAACAATTAGGATTTAAAACAGTAGCCAATATCAATCAAGCTGAAATAGTTAGCCTTTTATGCGAAGGATGTCAAGTTATAATTCAGCAAGAGGGTGGTGAAAGTAAATCGGAACGTGCAAAGCAAGCAAAAGCATTATTATTGTTGCTGGAAGGATATGAAACAAACCGTCAATATATTAATACATTAAATAATGCTACATATTCCATGGAGCAATTTAATTTTTCTAATCTTAAAGAAGCTGCTGGATATGCACGTCGTGGTAGCAATAGTTCAGTTTTAAAGCGGATTGAATATTACTGTAATCATCCCCTTTTGGAAGATGGAAATGTCATTATTGACACGCCAGGAATTGATGCACCAGTAGAAAAGGATGCACAACTAACTTATGCCAAACTTCAACATCCTGATACTTCAGCCGTGGTGTGTGTGTTGAAACCTGCATCGGCTGGTGATATGACAAAGGAAGAAACGGAACTTTTAGAAACCATGCGGTCAAATGGAGGAATACGCGATCGCGTTTTTTATGTCTTCAACCGCATTGATGAAACTTGGTACAATACCCAGCTAAGGCAGCGATTAGATAATTTAATTACTGGACAGTTTCATGATACCAGCAGAGTTTATAAAACCAGTGGGTTACTCGGCTTTTACGGAAGTCAAATCAAACAGACAAATAGACAAAATAGATTTGGTTTAGATTCTATTTTTGCAGAAAGTGTTAAAAATTTGAACGGTAGTGAGGAAACACCACAATTTGTTTATGCATTTAACAATTATTGTGTGAGTTCTGGTAAACTTTCTGCCAGTCAATTTCGGATTTCTCTGAATGGCTTTGAAACTCCCAATGAAAATTATGTACGGATTTTATCTGAACAAGGAACGCCTCTGATTAAACAGCTAATTCAAGATAGTGGTATCGAAGAATTTCGCACAGCTATTACTCGTTACCTGACAGAAGAAAAATGTCCGCAACTTTTTCAAAATCTTGCTGATGACTTGGAAGATGTATGTATTAATCTGAAAAAATATTATCAGTCTGTACAACGAAATTTAGAGAGTCAGCCGCGAGAAATTGAAGCCATGAAGGCGCAGGAATTGCTACGTCTTAACCAGCAACTACAGCAACTTGGTAAAGACTTTAGCTTGCACATCACAGAAGAAGTAAATTTCTTAATTACTAATGCTTGTGATGCTTTTGAAGCAGATTTTCGCCAATTACAATCACGGATGATTCGTCGTTTAGACGAGTTACTAGATAATTTTTCTGTGGCTGATGCTTATCGACGTGCAACCCTGAGTCATCCGCGTAACGCAACAGCGCCATTGATTGCTATTTTAGTAGAGGCATTTTATTATTTATCCAATCAATTGGAAGATATTTTAGTTGATTCTTCCCAGCAAGTTGTTGCTAATTTGTTTCAGCGGCTGATAGAGAAGGTTCGCAAGTCAGAATATTATCGTCAATTGTATCGCTTGTTAGGTAATGATAGCGGCATTGAACGAGAGTTAAAAGTTGTAGAAAAACAAGTTTCTTTGGCTTTGGTGAGTGCTGCTGGTGTAGAATGCGATCGCTTTGTGCGAGAAAGTCCTAGATTTTATGATGAAGGCACTTTTTCTATATATCAATTTCGCCAGACTTTGCAGCAGACTTCCCAAGGTTATGATGCTGAAAGTGTCATAGAAGCAGAACCAGCAATTAGGCAATTATTAAAGTTAGATTTTGAGCCGAAAGTTTCTCAAACCATTCGCAAATCCTTCCGCCAAACCATCAACCAAACCCTCAAAACTCATTTGTTACCAATAGCTGATAAGCAAGCAGATGAAATTTTACAGCAGTATCCACAGGCCCGTGCTTATGTAGAAGAAACGCTGCAACAAGAAGCCGAAGAAAAGATTCTGAATAATGGACGTTTATTAACTGCTGTTGAGCAAAAAATAGAGGCTTATAATTCAGCAGTTTCCAGTATCAATAGTTGTTTGCAAGCAATGCAGTTATATGAGCATTTATTGCCTGTAATTAGTGATGCTGATTCAGAACTTATTGATAAAATTGCTGCTAACAACGGTATTGTTGTTTCAGATGGTTTACTGGATGGAGTAGCACAAGTTTAG
- a CDS encoding RsmB/NOP family class I SAM-dependent RNA methyltransferase, with the protein MEKPSNLLLKLSRRLFENPDNQEKFIEALIHPQPFQPCILWCQEKPEVLPFSVETPTIWQPQFVDRLHLGEKPGQHPLHQQGYFYCLDFSSVFAAATLLAIPQPVRLVFDMCASPGGKSIFAYQALQPDLLISNEVIGKRLGMLISNLKRCHIKPCIIVNRDSSIFAESIPLSSNLVMVDAPCTGQSLLAKGEKAVGCFHPTAINKSANRQKRIIANSAQLVAPQGYLAYMTCTYSPEENEEVCEWFLSRFPQFQAVNFSHLQDYQSHLTTIPCYRMFPQDRLGAGAFTVLFQNTEEGEAKELDLDVLHSLGIIQML; encoded by the coding sequence ATGGAAAAACCATCAAATTTATTACTTAAACTTTCCCGGCGTTTATTTGAAAACCCTGATAATCAAGAAAAATTTATCGAAGCATTAATTCATCCCCAACCTTTTCAACCATGTATTCTTTGGTGTCAAGAAAAGCCGGAAGTTTTACCTTTTTCCGTGGAAACACCAACGATTTGGCAACCACAATTTGTAGACCGTTTACACCTAGGTGAAAAACCAGGTCAACATCCCCTACATCAACAAGGATATTTCTATTGTTTAGATTTTTCTTCTGTATTTGCGGCTGCTACTTTGTTAGCAATTCCTCAGCCAGTGCGTTTAGTTTTTGATATGTGTGCCTCTCCAGGAGGAAAGAGTATTTTTGCTTATCAAGCTTTGCAACCTGACTTACTCATCAGCAATGAAGTGATTGGTAAACGTTTGGGAATGCTAATTTCTAATTTAAAGCGTTGCCATATCAAACCTTGCATTATTGTGAATAGAGATTCTAGTATTTTTGCAGAAAGCATCCCATTATCAAGTAATTTAGTGATGGTAGATGCTCCATGCACTGGGCAATCTTTATTAGCTAAAGGTGAAAAAGCAGTTGGATGTTTTCATCCCACTGCTATTAATAAGAGTGCAAATCGGCAAAAAAGGATTATAGCTAACTCTGCTCAACTAGTTGCCCCACAAGGTTATCTTGCTTATATGACTTGCACCTATTCACCAGAAGAGAATGAGGAGGTTTGTGAATGGTTTTTGTCACGCTTTCCGCAGTTTCAAGCAGTTAATTTTAGTCATTTACAAGACTATCAATCGCATTTAACTACTATCCCTTGCTATCGGATGTTTCCACAAGATAGGTTAGGTGCTGGTGCCTTTACGGTACTTTTTCAAAATACTGAGGAGGGTGAGGCTAAAGAGTTAGATTTAGATGTATTGCATAGTTTGGGGATTATACAAATGTTGTAA
- a CDS encoding DUF2157 domain-containing protein, which yields MVLDNFQRKLRTEAQLWRDEGIISASQYEQIADRYQFKNLEAAARDRSTMIAIATGGVLLCLGVITFVAANWQAWPREVKFILMMSLFFSVSIIGFYTRQATLGKSEAKKSQRSKRLLGEALLILGAFILGANIVLMAQIFNINGSATELFFAWGFGVLLMAYSLSLNSLGIMAIILVQIGYWAGIGDLSYTSGYSGNWSWARLVLQHMPLLSWLLFVPLAYFCRSRWIFALAAFSFASSLVFNLDPLPLLNLANVAPWVASFAFALPPALFWSYDDLLFPTINYRLFQPLARDLALVAFGLVFYILSFRWQWQGQSYSSYPPTTSSVFMSLPIIDLGILSGLAVLQWLFLLRQRNNPPRREAVFSTGIITTFLGFIAIVPFWHQAITRIGDLGSFIFNVLLAILAWGLIQEGMKLSDRRAFWGGMLLLTLQIISRVLEYDTDLLFRSLVFIMCGSALISAGLWFERRLTPATKK from the coding sequence ATGGTATTAGATAATTTTCAGCGAAAACTACGCACTGAAGCACAACTGTGGCGAGATGAAGGCATAATTAGTGCTTCGCAATACGAACAAATCGCAGACCGTTATCAATTTAAGAACCTAGAAGCAGCTGCACGCGATCGCTCTACAATGATTGCGATCGCTACAGGCGGTGTCCTTTTGTGTTTAGGTGTGATTACGTTTGTAGCTGCAAACTGGCAAGCATGGCCACGAGAAGTTAAATTCATCCTGATGATGAGTTTGTTTTTCTCAGTTAGTATCATTGGTTTCTACACAAGACAAGCTACATTAGGCAAAAGTGAAGCAAAGAAATCGCAACGCAGCAAACGCCTACTAGGAGAAGCATTGCTGATTTTGGGCGCTTTTATTTTAGGCGCAAACATAGTACTGATGGCACAGATTTTCAATATTAACGGTTCCGCTACTGAACTGTTTTTTGCTTGGGGATTTGGTGTTTTACTCATGGCCTACAGTCTGTCCTTAAATTCCTTGGGAATTATGGCAATTATCCTAGTACAAATAGGGTATTGGGCGGGAATAGGAGACTTATCTTATACTTCAGGCTATTCAGGTAACTGGTCTTGGGCAAGGCTAGTATTACAACATATGCCCCTATTATCATGGTTGCTGTTTGTACCTTTAGCCTACTTTTGTCGATCGCGTTGGATTTTTGCCCTCGCCGCCTTCAGCTTTGCTAGTTCCTTAGTATTCAACCTTGATCCTTTACCACTTCTGAATCTTGCAAATGTGGCTCCTTGGGTGGCATCTTTCGCTTTTGCACTCCCGCCTGCATTATTCTGGAGTTATGACGACCTACTGTTTCCTACCATCAATTACAGGTTATTTCAACCCCTAGCCCGCGATTTAGCCTTGGTGGCTTTTGGACTTGTCTTTTACATTCTATCCTTTCGTTGGCAATGGCAAGGTCAATCCTACAGTTCTTATCCACCAACGACTAGCAGCGTATTTATGTCTCTTCCCATCATTGATTTGGGAATTCTTAGCGGCTTAGCAGTTTTGCAATGGTTGTTTTTGCTGCGTCAAAGAAACAACCCTCCCCGCCGAGAAGCAGTTTTTTCGACTGGGATTATTACCACCTTTCTCGGTTTCATCGCCATAGTACCTTTCTGGCATCAAGCTATCACTCGTATCGGCGATTTGGGCAGTTTTATTTTCAACGTACTTTTGGCAATTTTGGCTTGGGGACTCATTCAAGAAGGGATGAAGTTAAGCGACAGGCGTGCCTTTTGGGGCGGTATGCTATTATTAACGCTGCAAATCATTAGTCGGGTGCTAGAGTACGACACTGACCTACTTTTCAGGTCGCTTGTGTTTATTATGTGCGGTTCTGCATTAATTAGCGCCGGACTTTGGTTTGAACGTCGCCTGACTCCTGCAACTAAGAAGTAG
- a CDS encoding GDYXXLXY domain-containing protein encodes MKSDSSESSKKGDSSESSKKIESSESSKNKSLSPEAEFSKKLTFRDYLIATEQKANQPLPFWRLLVPLLVQTGIILAVPTQAMYTNFTGKEVILQTVPVNSNNVLQGDSLTLDYNISRVSTLRRLPGWEDVLRINRGSNRQLLPGTNLYVILQEQQSFIDGVPRAWRPVRVSSDMPTYLQNNQVALRGVYQDGLINYGVDTYNVPEEVRSQMSNDIARAARQTRNGQQRPIVVKVKVDSQGNAVPMSLWVRDRNYRF; translated from the coding sequence ATGAAAAGTGACTCCTCTGAATCTAGTAAGAAAGGTGATTCTTCTGAATCGAGCAAGAAAATTGAATCCTCTGAATCTAGTAAAAATAAATCTTTGTCTCCCGAAGCGGAATTTTCTAAAAAGCTGACTTTTCGGGATTACTTAATTGCTACTGAACAAAAAGCGAACCAGCCTTTACCTTTTTGGCGGCTATTGGTGCCTCTGCTAGTTCAAACAGGAATTATTCTGGCAGTTCCTACCCAAGCAATGTACACCAACTTCACTGGCAAAGAGGTAATTTTACAAACTGTGCCTGTAAACTCCAATAATGTATTGCAAGGCGACTCCTTAACCCTCGACTACAATATTTCCCGTGTTTCAACTTTAAGAAGACTTCCTGGCTGGGAAGATGTACTCAGGATAAATCGGGGAAGTAACAGACAATTACTACCAGGAACCAACTTGTACGTAATTTTGCAAGAGCAACAATCCTTTATTGATGGTGTTCCTAGGGCTTGGCGACCAGTGCGTGTAAGTAGCGATATGCCTACGTACCTGCAAAACAATCAAGTAGCCTTAAGAGGGGTTTATCAGGATGGTTTGATCAACTACGGTGTAGATACATACAATGTTCCAGAAGAGGTGCGATCGCAGATGAGTAACGATATTGCTCGTGCTGCCCGACAAACCAGAAACGGACAGCAACGACCGATAGTAGTGAAAGTCAAAGTAGACTCACAAGGTAACGCTGTACCGATGAGTCTTTGGGTACGCGATCGCAATTATCGTTTTTAG
- the sppA gene encoding signal peptide peptidase SppA — protein MNNFIKQTFASLLGSLLGLFVFCGISTTGLILLLFAAATSKDPGPEVKDKSVVVFDLSMNITDREPGSNELLEKTLSGAQEDRMTLRSVLDTLEKARLDRRIVAIYLDATRTSAGGNIGFASLKEIRKALEECRAAGKKIVAYGMEWGKREYYLSSVADTIVLNPLGMMEINGLSSQPMFLAGALQKYGIGVQVVRVGKFKGAVEPFILTKLSPENREQTQKLLDDVWGEWRTTVGASRKINPQKLQAIADNQAILQATEAKSNGLVDQVAYADQVVADLKKLTASDRDDKTFRQIDLAKYAQVPNKSISVERNSKNKIAVVYAEGDIVDGKGDSGQVGGDRFAKIFNRLRQDENVKAVVLRINSPGGSATAAEVMQREVRLTREVKPVIVSMGDVAASGGYWIASDSNRIFAEPNTITGSIGVFGVLFNGQKLANDNGITWDSVKTARYADSQTVARPKSPQELELYQRSVNRIYNLFLNKVAQGRKIPQQKVAEIAQGRVWSGEAAKQIGLVDEIGGMSAAIEYAAKQANLGKDWQLQEYPKESSFEERFFGRAVEETRTALGIEGVQIKATDPLTAEFQKLQQEIAILQKMNDPQGIYARLPFNLKIE, from the coding sequence ATGAATAACTTTATTAAACAAACTTTTGCCAGCTTATTGGGCAGCTTACTAGGACTGTTTGTTTTCTGTGGTATCAGCACCACAGGACTAATCTTGCTCTTATTTGCAGCTGCTACTTCCAAAGATCCCGGGCCAGAGGTGAAAGATAAGTCAGTAGTAGTTTTCGATTTGTCGATGAACATCACTGATAGGGAACCTGGTTCTAATGAACTACTTGAGAAGACTCTATCAGGGGCGCAAGAAGATAGAATGACACTGCGTAGCGTTCTCGATACTTTAGAAAAGGCGCGGCTCGATCGCCGAATTGTGGCTATCTACCTGGATGCGACACGTACCAGTGCAGGTGGTAACATCGGCTTTGCTTCCCTTAAGGAAATCCGCAAAGCTTTAGAGGAATGTCGCGCGGCGGGGAAAAAAATTGTCGCCTATGGTATGGAATGGGGTAAACGAGAATATTACCTAAGTTCGGTGGCAGATACCATCGTACTTAATCCCTTGGGTATGATGGAAATCAACGGTTTAAGTAGCCAACCAATGTTTCTAGCGGGAGCATTGCAGAAGTATGGTATTGGTGTTCAAGTCGTGCGGGTAGGAAAATTTAAAGGAGCAGTAGAACCGTTTATCCTGACAAAACTTAGTCCTGAAAACCGCGAACAAACGCAGAAATTATTGGATGATGTTTGGGGAGAATGGCGCACTACAGTAGGAGCAAGCCGGAAAATTAACCCCCAAAAGTTACAAGCGATCGCAGATAATCAAGCAATACTGCAAGCTACAGAAGCCAAGTCCAATGGTTTGGTAGATCAGGTGGCTTACGCCGATCAGGTAGTTGCTGACCTGAAGAAATTAACAGCCAGCGATCGTGATGATAAAACATTCCGGCAAATTGACCTGGCTAAATACGCCCAAGTTCCTAATAAGTCCATCAGTGTAGAACGCAACTCCAAAAACAAAATTGCTGTGGTTTATGCCGAGGGCGATATTGTCGATGGTAAAGGCGACAGTGGACAAGTAGGAGGCGATCGCTTTGCAAAAATCTTCAATAGATTGCGACAAGATGAAAATGTCAAGGCAGTTGTACTGAGGATTAATAGTCCCGGTGGTAGCGCCACAGCAGCCGAGGTGATGCAGCGAGAAGTACGATTAACTCGTGAGGTGAAACCTGTTATAGTCTCCATGGGCGATGTCGCCGCCTCTGGTGGTTACTGGATTGCCAGCGACTCCAATCGCATTTTTGCGGAACCGAATACAATCACAGGTTCCATAGGTGTATTTGGAGTGTTATTTAATGGACAAAAGTTAGCAAACGATAATGGCATAACTTGGGATTCAGTTAAAACTGCACGCTATGCTGATAGTCAAACAGTTGCTCGTCCAAAATCGCCTCAAGAATTAGAACTCTACCAGCGCAGTGTTAACCGTATTTATAATCTATTTCTGAATAAAGTTGCTCAAGGTCGAAAAATCCCCCAACAAAAAGTAGCAGAGATTGCCCAAGGAAGAGTTTGGTCAGGTGAAGCAGCCAAACAAATTGGTTTAGTAGATGAAATTGGTGGGATGAGTGCTGCCATTGAATATGCTGCTAAACAAGCGAATCTCGGCAAAGATTGGCAACTGCAAGAATATCCCAAAGAAAGCAGCTTTGAAGAACGCTTTTTTGGCCGTGCAGTTGAAGAAACACGCACTGCTTTAGGGATTGAAGGGGTGCAAATTAAAGCAACCGATCCCTTGACTGCCGAATTCCAAAAACTGCAACAGGAAATAGCAATTTTGCAAAAGATGAACGATCCACAGGGAATTTATGCCCGCTTACCTTTCAATTTAAAAATTGAGTAA
- a CDS encoding NAD(P)-dependent alcohol dehydrogenase yields the protein MYNTKAYSAASATSPLAFDTIARRDLTEQDVQIEILFCGICHSDLHSVRNEWSSFVSTVYPIVPGHELVGRVTEVGSAVTKYKPGDLAAVGCMVDSDGTCPQCKAGFEQFCPSLTLTYNSPDKHLGGVTYGGYSDSIVVDERFVLRVPSNLDLAGVAPLLCAGITTYSPMRHWGVTKGKKVGVVGLGGLGHMGVKFAHAFGAYVVVFTTSPDKKEDALRLGADEVVVSRNADEMHKHAGSFDFILDTVSAAHDINAYLNLLGRDGDITLVGAPAKPLDVSAFSLIMGRRSLSGSNIGGIAETQEMLDFCGKHNITADVEVIPIQKVNEAYERLLKSDVKYRFCIDMASLKSE from the coding sequence ATGTACAACACGAAAGCTTACTCCGCTGCCAGTGCTACATCACCGCTGGCCTTTGACACGATCGCGCGACGCGATCTTACAGAGCAGGATGTACAAATCGAAATCCTCTTCTGCGGCATCTGCCACTCCGACCTCCATTCAGTGCGTAACGAGTGGAGCAGCTTCGTGTCAACTGTTTACCCGATTGTCCCAGGTCATGAGCTCGTGGGCCGTGTCACCGAGGTCGGCTCGGCAGTTACCAAGTATAAGCCCGGCGATCTGGCGGCGGTCGGCTGTATGGTCGATTCAGATGGAACCTGCCCCCAGTGTAAAGCTGGCTTTGAGCAGTTCTGCCCTTCCCTGACCCTCACCTACAACTCCCCGGACAAGCACCTTGGAGGCGTTACCTATGGCGGCTACTCCGATAGCATTGTCGTCGATGAACGCTTCGTTCTGCGCGTTCCCTCTAACCTCGATCTTGCCGGGGTTGCGCCGCTCCTTTGTGCTGGAATCACAACATACTCGCCCATGCGCCACTGGGGTGTCACCAAGGGCAAGAAAGTTGGTGTGGTTGGTCTCGGCGGGCTGGGACACATGGGCGTGAAGTTTGCCCATGCGTTCGGAGCCTACGTCGTTGTCTTCACCACTTCACCCGATAAGAAAGAAGACGCGCTGCGCCTGGGTGCCGACGAAGTGGTCGTCTCCCGTAATGCTGACGAGATGCACAAGCACGCTGGCAGCTTCGACTTCATCCTCGACACCGTATCCGCTGCTCACGACATTAACGCCTATCTCAACCTGCTCGGACGCGACGGCGACATCACCCTTGTTGGCGCACCTGCAAAGCCGCTGGATGTCTCGGCATTCAGCCTCATCATGGGCCGCCGCAGTCTCTCCGGCTCTAACATCGGTGGCATCGCTGAAACCCAGGAGATGCTCGACTTTTGCGGCAAGCACAACATCACCGCCGATGTCGAAGTCATCCCCATTCAGAAGGTCAACGAAGCTTACGAGCGACTGCTCAAGTCCGATGTGAAGTATCGCTTCTGTATCGATATGGCATCACTTAAATCTGAATAA
- a CDS encoding type 2 isopentenyl-diphosphate Delta-isomerase, producing the protein MNAPTNSAQTQSRKADHIRICLEEDVQFQQTTNGLERYRFTHCCLPELDRNDIDISTSFLGKHLLAPLLISSMTGGTEQAGIINQRLAEVAQHYKIAMGVGSQRVAVEKPQVAATFAIRKYAPDVLLFANVGAVQLNYKYGLDQCLQIIDMLEADALILHINPLQEFIQPRGDTNFRGLLDKISNLCNQITVPVIAKEVGNGISAAIAEKLIAAGVTAIDVAGAGGTSWAKVEGERAENALQRRLGKTFADWGLPTAECITSIRAIAPNIPLIASGGLRHGLDVAKAIALGADIAGLAMPFLQAAVVSEAALHDLAEVLIAEITTVLFCTGNATLHQLKHSGSLQHIQ; encoded by the coding sequence GTGAACGCTCCCACTAACTCAGCACAAACTCAGTCGCGCAAAGCAGATCACATCCGTATCTGCTTGGAAGAAGATGTTCAGTTCCAGCAAACCACCAATGGACTAGAACGCTATCGCTTTACCCATTGTTGCCTACCAGAACTCGATCGCAATGACATTGATATCAGCACGAGTTTTTTAGGCAAACATCTATTAGCACCGTTGTTAATCTCTTCCATGACAGGGGGAACAGAACAAGCAGGAATTATTAACCAACGTTTAGCAGAAGTCGCGCAACACTACAAAATAGCAATGGGTGTGGGTTCTCAGCGGGTAGCGGTGGAAAAACCCCAGGTGGCTGCAACCTTTGCCATTCGCAAATATGCTCCCGATGTGCTGCTGTTTGCCAATGTGGGGGCTGTGCAACTCAACTATAAATATGGCTTAGATCAATGTCTGCAAATCATTGATATGCTAGAGGCTGATGCCTTAATTTTGCACATTAATCCCCTACAAGAGTTTATTCAACCTAGAGGTGATACTAATTTTCGGGGTTTGCTTGACAAAATATCTAATTTATGCAATCAAATAACCGTGCCAGTGATTGCTAAAGAAGTAGGCAATGGAATTTCAGCAGCGATCGCAGAGAAATTGATAGCGGCTGGAGTGACAGCCATTGATGTGGCTGGTGCGGGGGGTACTTCTTGGGCAAAAGTAGAAGGTGAACGGGCGGAAAATGCCTTGCAACGCAGATTGGGCAAAACTTTTGCAGATTGGGGTTTACCGACAGCAGAGTGTATTACGAGTATTAGAGCGATCGCTCCTAACATACCCTTAATAGCTTCTGGAGGATTGCGTCACGGGCTTGATGTCGCCAAAGCGATCGCTTTAGGAGCAGATATAGCTGGCTTGGCAATGCCATTCTTACAAGCAGCAGTGGTATCAGAAGCAGCACTTCATGATTTAGCTGAGGTATTAATTGCCGAAATCACCACCGTGTTATTTTGTACTGGCAATGCTACCTTGCATCAGTTAAAACATTCTGGAAGTTTACAACACATACAATAA
- a CDS encoding TetR/AcrR family transcriptional regulator, which translates to MKNKSKQIENNNPDRLLSAEKVDAILAGAMQEFLKHGYSATSMDKITAAAGVSKTTVYSYFQDKEGLFTTLVERLAQENYREAFSPQDSQFLVGEPQIVLRRIALNIVEQINPREELLSLVRLIIGESGRFPSLAQVFVRNVDKPVLELLCQYFANHPELQLPDPEVAARIFLGTLVHFVILQDILHCQQILPMDRDRLIDNLIHLITINQIPKSITADQYSGTKQKSRRRKRTSSGKFEMDYGSEPKHLRSIRLTDTAWEKLAALAAENDLTRSEMIEIFARTGDEGMGSRGDGEQGRWGDGEMGG; encoded by the coding sequence ATGAAAAACAAGAGCAAACAGATAGAAAACAATAACCCAGACCGTTTGTTGTCAGCCGAGAAAGTCGATGCTATCCTTGCCGGGGCGATGCAAGAGTTTCTCAAACACGGCTACTCTGCTACATCTATGGATAAAATCACAGCAGCAGCAGGCGTGTCTAAAACAACGGTCTACAGCTACTTTCAAGATAAAGAAGGATTATTCACAACTCTGGTTGAGCGACTAGCACAGGAAAATTACCGAGAAGCGTTTAGCCCCCAAGACTCACAATTTTTAGTAGGAGAACCCCAGATTGTTCTACGCCGCATAGCGTTAAATATTGTGGAGCAAATCAATCCTAGAGAAGAGTTGCTGAGTTTGGTAAGACTGATCATTGGCGAGTCTGGACGTTTTCCATCATTAGCGCAAGTTTTTGTCCGCAACGTAGACAAACCTGTTTTAGAACTTCTGTGCCAATATTTTGCAAATCATCCTGAACTGCAACTACCTGATCCAGAAGTAGCTGCACGTATTTTTCTTGGCACTCTAGTACATTTTGTAATTCTTCAAGATATACTGCATTGTCAGCAGATATTGCCAATGGATCGCGATCGCCTGATTGACAACCTGATTCACTTGATAACTATTAATCAAATTCCAAAAAGTATAACTGCCGATCAGTATTCAGGTACAAAGCAGAAATCACGTAGGCGCAAGCGCACATCGTCAGGTAAGTTTGAGATGGACTACGGTTCTGAGCCAAAACATCTAAGGTCTATCAGATTGACAGATACAGCTTGGGAAAAGCTAGCAGCATTAGCAGCAGAAAATGATCTAACCCGAAGTGAAATGATTGAAATCTTTGCCCGCACGGGAGATGAGGGGATGGGGAGCAGGGGAGATGGGGAGCAAGGGAGATGGGGAGATGGGGAGATGGGGGGATGA